The Impatiens glandulifera chromosome 3, dImpGla2.1, whole genome shotgun sequence genome contains a region encoding:
- the LOC124928896 gene encoding ent-kaurene oxidase-like: MDLLQTVPVGTAIAVGGPAVALGGLSLWLVKGFLNDHHRKTRPGGGLPPVPVVPGLPLIGNLLQLKEKKPHMTFAMWAETYGPIYSIKTGSSSLVVLNSGEVAKEALVTRYSSISTRKLSRALDILTSDKCMVAMSDYNEFHKTTKKHLLTNVLGPNAQKQHRVLRDTMVKNIVSLFHAHLESKPLEAVEFREIFESELFRLSMIETLGNDVESIYVEELGKTISRNEIFDVLVDDPMAGAIDVDWRDFFPYLKWVPNPGFEKRIQRMDFRRQAVMRALIRQQTELINAGEETNSYLAYLLREGKNLSEKQIIMLLWEVIIEASDTTLVATEWAMYELSKDKNKQDQLYNEIESVCGSENITEESLCKLPYLNSVFHETLRRHNPVPIIPLRHADEDTQLGGYFVPAGSEIAINLYACNMDEKQWEKPEEWNPERFLEGKNQGELKMDLHKTMAFGGGKRVCAGALQASLISCVSIARLIQEFKWSLTEGEAADVDILGLTSRKLNPVRVFLEPRK, encoded by the exons ATGGATCTTCTTCAAACAGTGCCGGTGGGGACCGCAATCGCTGTCGGAGGTCCGGCGGTCGCTCTGGGTGGACTTTCTTTGTGGTTAGTTAAAGGGTTTCTCAATGATCATCATCGGAAAACACGTCCCGGCGGTGGCCTCCCACCTGTTCCCG TTGTTCCTGGTCTGCCGTTGATTGGGAATCTGCTTCAGCTAAAGGAGAAGAAGCCACACATGACTTTCGCAATGTGGGCTGAAACTTATGGTCCAATCTATTCCATTAAAACTGGTTCTAGTTCACTTGTCGTCCTCAACTCCGGTGAAGTTGCCAAGGAG GCTTTGGTGACGAGGTATTCATCGATATCAACTAGAAAGCTAAGCAGAGCTTTAGATATCCTTACTTCTGATAAATGCATGGTGGCAATGAGTGATTACAATGAATTCCACAAGACGACCAAGAAGCATTTACTCACCAATGTTTTAGGCCCCAATGCTCAG AAACAACATCGGGTTCTCAGAGACACGATGGTGAAGAACATTGTAAGCCTTTTCCATGCTCATTTGGAAAGCAAGCCTCTAGAAGCTGTGGAGTTTCGAGAAATCTTTGAGTCCGAGCTTTTCAGATTGTCAATGATTGAG ACATTGGGGAATGACGTGGAATCAATCTACGTCGAGGAACTTGGGAAAACTATATCGAGAAATGAGATATTCGATGTTTTGGTGGACGATCCAATGGCTGGTGCAATAGATGTAGACTGGCGTGATTTTTTCCCGTATCTGAAATGGGTTCCCAATCCCGGTTTCGAAAAGAGAATCCAAAGAATGGATTTCAGGAGGCAAGCTGTAATGAGAGCCCTCATTAGACAGCAAACTGAACTGATTAATGCAGGGGAG GAAACAAACAGTTACCTCGCTTATCTACTGCGTGAAGGAAAGAATCTGTCGGAGAAACAGATCATTATGTTGCTTTGGGAGGTGATCATTGAGGCATCAGATACTACTCTGGTTGCCACAGAATGGGCTATGTATGAACTATCCAAGGACAAGAACAAgcag GATCAATTGTACAATGAAATTGAAAGTGTTTGTGGGTCGGAAAATATAACAGAGGAATCGTTGTGTAAGCTACCATACTTGAATTCTGTTTTCCATGAAACTTTAAGAAGGCACAATCCTGTCCCGATTATTCCACTACGACATGCCGACGAAGACACACAACTCGGAGGATACTTTGTGCCTGCTGGAAGCGAG ATTGCGATAAACCTTTACGCGTGCAACATGGATGAGAAACAATGGGAGAAGCCTGAAGAGTGGAATCCGGAGAGGTTTCTTGAAGGGAAGAATCAGGGGGAGTTAAAGATGGATTTGCACAAAACAATGGCGTTTGGAGGCGGGAAAAGGGTATGTGCAGGCGCGCTTCAAGCATCCCTGATATCTTGTGTGTCTATTGCTAGGCTTATACAGGAGTTTAAGTGGAGCCTAACCGAAGGTGAAGCAGCAGATGTCGACATCCTAGGCCTCACCAGTCGCAAACTTAATCCGGTTCGTGTATTCCTCGAACCTCGTAAGTGA
- the LOC124932519 gene encoding ent-kaurene oxidase-like translates to MEFIQTVPVATAIAVGGPAVALGGISLWLVKGFFNDHNRKTSPSGGLPPVPVVPGLPLIGNLLQLKEKKPHMTFSMWAETYGPIYSIKTGSSTLVVLNSDQVAKEAMVTRFSSISTRKLSNALDILTSDKCMVTMSDYNDFHKTAKKHLLTNVLGPNAQKRHRVLRDRLVKNIVSLFHAHLESKPLEAVEFREIFESELFGLSMIETLGNDVESIYVEELGTTLSRKDIFDVLVNDPMAGAIDVDWRDFFPYMKWVPNRSFEKRIQQMDFRRQALMRALVRQQTELIPAGKETNSYLGYLLHEVKNLSEKEIVMLLWEVIIAASDTTLVATEWAMYELAKDKNKQNRLYEEIQSVCGSENITEDKLCKLPYLYSVFQETLRRHTPVPVIPIRYAHEDTQLGGYFVSAGSEIAINLYGCNMDEKQWVKPEEWMPERFLEGNCNFTMDLLKTMAFGSGKRVCSGALQSSLISCVSIGRLVQEFEWSLSEGEAADVDILGVTSRKLHPMRAFLKPRN, encoded by the exons ATGGAGTTTATTCAAACAGTGCCGGTGGCGACAGCCATCGCTGTTGGAGGTCCGGCCGTCGCTCTGGGTGGAATTTCTTTGTGGTTAGTTAAAGGATTTTTCAACGATCATAATCGGAAAACATCTCCCAGCGGTGGCCTTCCACCTGTTCCCG TTGTTCCTGGTCTGCCGTTGATTGGGAATCTGCTTCAGCTAAAGGAGAAGAAACCACATATGACTTTCTCAATGTGGGCTGAAACTTATGGTCCAATCTATTCTATCAAAACTGGCTCTAGTACACTTGTCGTCCTAAACTCTGATCAAGTTGCAAAGGag GCTATGGTGACGAGATTTTCATCGATATCAACTAGAAAGCTAAGCAACGCTTTAGATATCCTCACTTCTGATAAATGCATGGTGACAATGAGTGATTACAATGATTTCCACAAGACGGCCAAGAAGCATTTACTGACCAATGTTTTAGGCCCCAATGCTCAG AAACGACATCGGGTTCTCAGAGACAGGTTGGTGAAGAACATTGTAAGCCTTTTCCATGCTCATTTGGAAAGCAAGCCTCTAGAAGCTGTGGAGTTTCGAGAAATCTTTGAGTCCGAGCTTTTCGGATTGTCAATGATTGAG ACATTGGGGAATGATGTGGAATCAATCTACGTTGAGGAACTTGGAACAACTCTATCGAGAAAGGACATATTCGATGTTTTGGTGAACGATCCAATGGCTGGTGCAATAGATGTAGATTGGCGTGATTTCTTCCCATATATGAAATGGGTGCCCAACCGCAGTTTCGAAAAGAGAATCCAACAAATGGATTTCAGGAGGCAAGCATTAATGAGAGCACTCGTTAGACAACAAACTGAACTGATTCCTGCAGGGAAG GAAACAAACAGTTACCTCGGATATCTACTTCATGAAGTAAAGAATCTATCGGAGAAAGAAATAGTCATGTTGCTTTGGGAGGTGATCATTGCTGCATCAGATACTACTCTGGTTGCTACAGAATGGGCTATGTATGAACTAGCCAAAGACAAGAACAAgcag AATCGTCTGTACGAGGAAATTCAAAGTGTTTGTGGGTCGGAGAATATAACAGAGGATAAGTTATGTAAGCTACCATACTTGTATTCTGTTTTTCAAGAAACTTTAAGAAGGCACACTCCTGTCCCGGTTATTCCTATTCGATATGCCCACGAAGATACGCAACTCGGAGGATACTTTGTGTCTGCAGGAAGCGAG ATTGCGATCAACCTTTATGGCTGCAACATGGATGAGAAACAATGGGTGAAGCCGGAAGAGTGGATGCCAGAGAGGTTTCTCGAAGGGAATTGTAACTTTACGATGGATTTGCTAAAGACAATGGCGTTTGGAAGTGGGAAAAGGGTATGCTCGGGCGCGCTTCAATCGTCTCTCATTTCTTGCGTGTCTATTGGTAGGCTTGTACAAGAGTTTGAGTGGAGTTTGAGCGAAGGGGAAGCGGCAGATGTCGACATCCTAGGTGTCACTAGTCGCAAACTTCATCCGATGCGAGCATTCCTTAAACCTCGgaactaa